The Candidatus Methanoperedens sp. genome has a segment encoding these proteins:
- the trpB gene encoding tryptophan synthase subunit beta: protein MKQELKSAKFGRYGGQFVPEVLMPALEELAEQYEKYRDDPVFNEELNYYLRDFAGRPSPLYYARRLSKEYGVKIYLKREDLIHGGAHKLNNTLGQALLARYMGKKRIIAETGAGQHGTACAMAGATFGIKTEVYMGAKDTQRQRMNVYRMELMGTKVIPVKSGSKTLKDAINEAMRDWVANVETTHYMIGSVVGPHPFPTIVRNFQSVIGKEVRTQIMEKEGRFPDSIVACTGGGSNAMGIFYPFIEDDVLLFAVEAGGSGMKTTDKEALHSASLCAGEEGILHGMRTKVLQNKYGQILESSSIAAGLDYAGVGPELAYLAEIGRIKPRNSMDSEALGAFHDLCRLEGIIPALESSHAIAYVKKAAASGELGDVVVINISGRGDKDLETVLGVKQ, encoded by the coding sequence ATGAAACAGGAACTCAAATCAGCAAAATTCGGCAGATACGGCGGGCAGTTCGTGCCCGAAGTACTGATGCCAGCCCTTGAAGAGCTGGCGGAACAATATGAAAAATACAGGGACGACCCTGTTTTCAATGAGGAATTGAATTATTATCTCAGGGATTTCGCAGGGCGCCCCTCGCCGTTATATTACGCCAGACGACTGAGCAAAGAGTACGGTGTCAAGATTTATTTAAAGCGCGAGGACCTTATCCACGGCGGAGCCCATAAACTGAACAACACGCTCGGGCAGGCGCTCCTTGCCAGATATATGGGGAAAAAAAGGATTATCGCTGAGACTGGTGCGGGTCAGCATGGAACCGCATGCGCAATGGCTGGTGCAACCTTCGGCATAAAAACCGAGGTTTACATGGGCGCCAAGGATACGCAGCGCCAGCGAATGAACGTTTACAGGATGGAATTGATGGGCACAAAAGTAATACCTGTGAAAAGCGGCTCGAAGACCTTGAAAGACGCCATCAACGAGGCAATGCGTGACTGGGTCGCCAATGTCGAGACCACGCATTACATGATAGGTTCTGTCGTGGGTCCGCATCCTTTTCCAACCATCGTGCGCAACTTCCAGAGCGTCATAGGAAAAGAGGTGCGCACGCAGATAATGGAGAAGGAAGGAAGATTCCCGGATTCCATCGTGGCATGTACGGGCGGAGGCAGCAATGCCATGGGAATTTTTTACCCTTTCATAGAGGATGACGTTTTGCTTTTTGCAGTCGAGGCAGGGGGAAGCGGAATGAAGACCACGGATAAGGAGGCGCTGCATTCAGCATCCCTGTGCGCAGGCGAAGAAGGGATACTCCACGGCATGCGCACCAAAGTGCTTCAGAATAAGTATGGGCAGATACTGGAGTCAAGCTCGATAGCAGCCGGGCTGGATTATGCGGGCGTTGGTCCAGAGCTTGCCTACCTTGCGGAGATCGGAAGGATTAAACCCAGAAATTCAATGGATAGCGAGGCACTTGGGGCATTCCACGACCTGTGCAGGCTTGAAGGCATAATACCTGCCCTTGAGTCCTCGCATGCGATAGCGTATGTGAAAAAGGCGGCAGCATCGGGAGAACTGGGAGACGTTGTGGTGATAAACATTTCAGGCAGAGGCGACAAGGACCTGGAGACCGTGCTGGGTGTTAAGCAATGA
- the trpA gene encoding tryptophan synthase subunit alpha, which produces MKIGEKFGELKKKKEGALIAYICAGDPTPEKTKEYVEALVRGGADIVELGLPFSDPVADGPTIQAGLERALNGGMTPDIYFETAGSLSVNTPLVVMTYYNLIFRRGLEKFVKDCVSSGISSIIVPDLPAEESGELAAFCKKHGVDLIFLVAPTTTESRMKRILAQGTGFIYLVARLGVTGARADVAGSTRELIKRVKTTTPKAVGFGISNGKQAAEIMRAGADGVIVGSAFVDIIASGNNAAERLEALARELKEGIRAARGSKFLR; this is translated from the coding sequence ATGAAGATTGGTGAAAAATTCGGGGAATTGAAAAAGAAAAAAGAAGGGGCTTTGATCGCTTATATCTGCGCAGGAGACCCGACTCCAGAGAAAACAAAAGAGTACGTAGAGGCACTTGTAAGAGGCGGCGCCGATATTGTGGAACTTGGGCTTCCTTTCTCAGACCCTGTGGCTGACGGTCCCACCATCCAGGCAGGGCTTGAGCGGGCGCTCAACGGCGGGATGACGCCTGATATTTATTTTGAGACCGCCGGCTCACTTTCCGTAAACACACCTCTTGTGGTGATGACCTACTATAACCTCATATTCAGAAGAGGGCTTGAGAAATTCGTAAAAGACTGCGTATCTTCGGGTATATCTAGCATAATAGTCCCCGACCTTCCCGCAGAGGAATCGGGGGAGCTTGCGGCTTTCTGCAAGAAACACGGTGTTGATCTCATTTTCCTCGTTGCTCCAACGACCACGGAATCCAGGATGAAGCGGATTCTGGCGCAGGGGACGGGTTTTATCTATCTTGTGGCGCGCCTCGGCGTCACAGGGGCGCGGGCTGATGTTGCGGGCTCGACGCGCGAGTTGATTAAAAGGGTGAAGACCACGACGCCGAAGGCTGTGGGATTTGGGATCTCAAACGGCAAGCAAGCTGCCGAAATCATGCGTGCCGGCGCTGACGGGGTGATTGTGGGCTCAGCGTTCGTGGATATTATTGCGAGCGGCAATAACGCTGCGGAGAGGCTTGAGGCGCTGGCGAGGGAGTTGAAAGAAGGGATAAGGGCGGCGCGGGGGAGTAAATTTCTTCGATGA
- a CDS encoding antitoxin family protein: protein MQTVHAIYKGKTFHLKQPLDLKPGQEVELIIKELEPAEKDPSFDLAFLAVETGVSDLAVEHNHYLYGTPKRGKKNAK, encoded by the coding sequence ATGCAAACCGTTCACGCAATTTACAAAGGAAAAACCTTCCACCTAAAACAACCACTGGATTTAAAACCCGGTCAGGAAGTGGAACTTATAATAAAAGAGTTGGAGCCTGCCGAAAAAGACCCGTCATTTGACTTAGCCTTCTTAGCCGTTGAAACAGGAGTATCCGACCTTGCTGTAGAACACAACCATTACCTGTACGGCACTCCAAAGCGCGGTAAAAAGAATGCCAAGTAA
- a CDS encoding protein translocase subunit SecF: MELINEKTIEAYVKNVTLKQMLIIPSILLILSLSILAYTYYKTGSPVELGMEFKGGTAIIFDSPKTPDQLKEEYSAYPGVEVREYSAGNRKIMEFSPMDPTLKDDLIKKVKSETTNPDTVQINDMGAQFSQSLQYQTVRAIIIAFIFMAVVIFIIYRTFVPSIAVVISAFADITFAAAMTDVFGIFLSLGTVAALLMLIGYSVDTDILLTTRLLKRKGELNDKLKDAMITGLTMTSTALAALIAMFFVSSGLVISFTRIDIIRDISAVLIFGLIADIINTWMTNAGILRWYAGKIQRVEKRIEKPKKKRQRA, from the coding sequence ATGGAATTAATCAATGAAAAAACCATAGAAGCATACGTTAAAAACGTCACTTTAAAACAGATGCTCATAATTCCTTCAATACTGCTTATATTATCACTCTCCATTCTGGCTTATACATACTATAAAACCGGTTCACCTGTGGAACTGGGAATGGAATTCAAAGGCGGAACGGCGATAATTTTCGACAGCCCAAAAACCCCTGACCAGTTAAAAGAGGAGTATTCCGCATATCCTGGGGTCGAGGTAAGAGAATACAGCGCCGGAAACCGTAAAATAATGGAATTCAGTCCGATGGATCCAACGTTAAAAGATGATCTCATCAAAAAAGTCAAATCTGAAACTACCAACCCGGATACTGTTCAAATAAATGATATGGGAGCACAATTCAGCCAATCGCTGCAGTACCAGACAGTTCGAGCCATAATTATTGCGTTCATATTCATGGCAGTCGTGATTTTCATAATCTACAGAACGTTTGTCCCCTCCATTGCAGTAGTGATTTCAGCGTTTGCCGATATCACCTTCGCAGCCGCAATGACGGATGTATTCGGTATATTCCTGTCCCTTGGAACTGTTGCGGCTCTCCTGATGCTTATCGGTTATTCCGTGGATACGGACATACTCCTGACCACACGCCTCCTCAAACGCAAGGGCGAGCTAAACGATAAGTTAAAGGATGCCATGATAACAGGACTGACCATGACATCAACTGCGCTCGCAGCTCTTATTGCCATGTTCTTTGTATCATCAGGTCTTGTAATATCATTCACACGCATTGATATAATAAGGGATATCTCTGCAGTCCTCATTTTCGGCTTGATTGCAGATATTATAAACACATGGATGACAAATGCCGGGATTTTGAGATGGTATGCAGGGAAAATCCAGCGAGTTGAAAAGCGAATCGAGAAACCAAAAAAGAAGAGGCAGAGAGCATGA
- a CDS encoding preprotein translocase subunit SecD yields MTDEAPFYKNFRVVLLILVILGSIASIATFHLNYGIDLDGGSWLQVQLQGAVAQVDADEGKIIQAEFGRLLNDTSIKIDSVFAGSVTFTTSKDTTKKTIDSFGFGISNVSSAPGGGTMVTLQTTKNVLIQQYLKDSLNADVQEIPTSPGRPLTYEIRTAVTQDSLNANLTLVGGKVIPPFKLGVTPATRDETAKRLAEKLNPISLKQITITPIGDNYLLIDLPGVSIEEARNLALTPGKFEIRIQVSGNVTEHVLYGDQIVGVGVPQQESGTAWGVSFELSDAGAAALRDAAIKYGAVANPNAHYLSMYLDNNLVFNAPLAADLARNIQSVPVKNMIATTGTGDTGQTKAKELQLHLRAGALPVNVNEAGSGTVPAPLGQRFKEQVAIAGIIALILVAFVVALRYKQPNIIVPMLATSFSEIIIILGFASLPFIGLQLDLATIAGIIAVIGTGVDHLIIITDEVLAGGAMPPGKVYLSRIAKAFAIIFAAAATVLVAMLPLILAMDSSALRGFAEITIIGVLIGVFIARPAYAVIIQGMLVEEPGKEFVDED; encoded by the coding sequence ATGACCGATGAAGCACCTTTTTATAAAAACTTTCGCGTTGTACTGCTCATACTGGTAATTCTGGGCTCTATTGCCTCCATAGCAACATTTCATTTAAATTACGGTATCGACCTGGATGGCGGTTCATGGCTGCAGGTGCAACTGCAGGGAGCCGTTGCACAGGTTGACGCAGATGAGGGAAAAATAATCCAGGCTGAATTTGGAAGACTTCTTAATGACACGTCAATAAAAATCGATAGCGTATTTGCTGGTTCTGTCACCTTTACCACATCAAAGGACACCACAAAAAAAACCATTGATTCATTTGGATTTGGCATATCCAACGTATCAAGCGCACCCGGCGGCGGTACCATGGTGACGCTGCAAACAACCAAGAACGTTCTAATCCAGCAGTATCTGAAGGACAGTCTGAATGCAGACGTACAAGAAATCCCAACCAGTCCGGGCAGACCCCTGACTTATGAAATAAGAACAGCTGTAACCCAGGATTCATTAAATGCTAATTTAACGCTTGTTGGTGGAAAGGTCATCCCGCCTTTCAAGCTCGGCGTGACCCCGGCAACAAGGGATGAGACCGCAAAGAGACTGGCTGAGAAGCTTAACCCGATATCCCTTAAACAAATTACTATTACGCCAATCGGCGATAATTACCTGCTCATCGACCTGCCCGGCGTATCGATAGAAGAAGCAAGAAATCTTGCCCTTACGCCTGGGAAATTCGAAATCAGGATACAGGTCAGCGGTAACGTGACAGAACATGTCCTTTACGGCGACCAGATCGTAGGCGTGGGAGTACCGCAGCAAGAAAGCGGAACAGCATGGGGCGTGTCTTTTGAGCTCAGTGATGCCGGTGCGGCGGCGCTTCGGGATGCAGCGATAAAATATGGGGCAGTAGCCAACCCGAATGCTCATTACCTGAGCATGTACCTTGATAATAACCTTGTATTTAATGCACCTCTTGCTGCAGATCTTGCAAGGAACATACAGAGCGTGCCTGTGAAAAACATGATCGCAACTACAGGCACAGGGGATACCGGACAGACAAAAGCAAAAGAACTCCAGCTTCACCTGAGAGCCGGAGCGCTGCCCGTCAATGTGAATGAGGCAGGTTCGGGCACAGTCCCTGCACCGCTTGGGCAGAGATTTAAGGAACAGGTAGCAATTGCTGGAATAATTGCCCTGATACTGGTTGCGTTCGTTGTGGCATTGCGATATAAGCAGCCCAATATCATCGTCCCGATGCTTGCGACCTCCTTCAGCGAGATCATCATCATACTGGGATTTGCCTCGCTTCCTTTTATTGGACTGCAGCTTGACCTTGCGACCATCGCAGGCATAATTGCGGTTATAGGCACAGGCGTGGACCATCTAATAATCATAACGGATGAGGTGCTCGCCGGCGGTGCCATGCCGCCTGGGAAGGTATACCTATCACGCATCGCGAAGGCGTTCGCAATTATTTTTGCTGCCGCAGCCACGGTACTTGTGGCGATGTTGCCCCTCATACTGGCTATGGATTCCAGTGCGCTGCGGGGTTTTGCTGAAATCACCATAATAGGCGTGCTTATCGGTGTATTCATAGCGCGCCCTGCGTATGCTGTCATTATCCAGGGCATGCTCGTGGAAGAACCTGGAAAAGAGTTTGTTGATGAGGATTGA
- a CDS encoding cyclic 2,3-diphosphoglycerate synthase, which yields MKTRVLIMGAAGRDFHNFNVFFRDNRDYEVVAFTAAQIPGIAGRVYPRELAGSLYEGGIPIYPEEELTELIKKYGVDQVVLAYSDLSHETVMHKASLVLAAGADFRLMGTGSTMLVSNKPVISVCAVRTGSGKSPTSQKLVDILKAKGWKIVVIRHPMPYGDLRKQECQRFASMEDCISNECTIEEREEYEPYICCGTVVYSGVDFKKILSRVEKEADIIIWDGGNNDLPFYKPDLHIVVADPHRAGHELTYYPGEVNVRLADVVIVNKVDSAREEDVELVIKNVRSINNKAIIIKANSVITADKPLLIKGKRVLVVEDGPTLTHGGMAFGAGIIAASKYGAKEIIDPRPHAVGSISKIYRDFPHLGAVLPAMGYSVVQMKELEMTINAADCDAVIAGTPVDLGGLLKLNKPVVRVRYRIEEVDVKLEDIVDKWLKSKEIRSRIKL from the coding sequence ATGAAGACAAGAGTTTTAATAATGGGTGCGGCAGGTCGGGATTTCCACAACTTCAATGTATTTTTCAGGGATAACAGGGATTACGAGGTGGTGGCCTTCACGGCTGCACAGATTCCTGGAATCGCAGGGCGCGTCTATCCCAGGGAGCTGGCGGGTTCGCTGTACGAGGGAGGCATACCGATATACCCGGAAGAGGAATTAACAGAACTCATAAAAAAATACGGCGTCGACCAGGTGGTTCTGGCTTATTCAGACCTGTCACACGAGACAGTTATGCACAAAGCCTCGCTTGTTCTGGCGGCAGGCGCTGATTTCAGGCTCATGGGGACGGGGAGCACCATGCTGGTGTCAAATAAGCCGGTTATTTCCGTATGCGCTGTGAGAACCGGCTCAGGGAAAAGCCCGACCTCGCAAAAACTTGTGGACATATTGAAAGCAAAGGGATGGAAAATAGTGGTGATACGCCATCCCATGCCGTATGGGGATTTAAGGAAGCAGGAATGCCAGAGGTTTGCTTCGATGGAAGATTGCATTAGCAATGAGTGCACCATCGAAGAGAGGGAAGAATACGAGCCTTATATCTGCTGCGGAACCGTGGTTTATAGCGGTGTTGATTTTAAGAAAATCCTGAGCAGGGTGGAAAAGGAAGCCGATATTATTATCTGGGACGGCGGGAACAACGACCTCCCTTTCTACAAGCCTGACCTCCATATTGTAGTGGCAGACCCGCACAGGGCTGGGCATGAGCTGACGTATTATCCCGGGGAGGTGAACGTGCGCCTTGCTGATGTGGTTATTGTAAACAAGGTGGATTCAGCCAGAGAAGAGGATGTGGAGCTGGTCATTAAGAACGTCAGATCAATAAATAATAAGGCTATAATCATAAAAGCTAATTCGGTTATAACTGCCGATAAACCTCTCCTGATAAAAGGGAAACGTGTTTTAGTGGTGGAAGATGGACCCACTCTAACGCACGGTGGGATGGCTTTCGGGGCAGGGATAATCGCTGCAAGTAAATACGGGGCTAAAGAAATTATCGACCCCCGCCCTCATGCTGTCGGCTCGATTTCAAAAATATACAGGGATTTTCCGCATCTTGGCGCTGTGCTTCCTGCCATGGGTTATAGCGTTGTCCAGATGAAAGAACTGGAGATGACCATAAATGCTGCGGACTGCGATGCTGTGATTGCAGGTACGCCCGTCGACCTCGGCGGGCTGCTGAAGCTTAATAAGCCTGTTGTCAGGGTGAGGTACAGGATTGAGGAAGTGGATGTTAAGCTGGAAGATATTGTTGATAAATGGTTGAAATCAAAAGAGATACGGAGCCGCATTAAATTATAA
- a CDS encoding YfcE family phosphodiesterase produces MKLIVLSDTHIRKGQSLLALLPQDLITIIKSSDIIIHSGDFETLECYKELRGMGKLAAVHGDTDVPELVRILPERKVIKVEGVRIGIIHKGQLTSEHMDGLRYLAKEMGVDVLIFGHFHHPIVEKTDVLLLSPGSATVPGIAEPSAIELEIIKNTVKGKIIRCTGDVCSYFEYKKS; encoded by the coding sequence ATGAAACTCATCGTCTTATCTGATACTCATATCAGGAAAGGGCAGTCGCTGCTTGCGCTTCTTCCGCAAGACCTTATAACTATCATCAAAAGCTCGGATATCATCATCCATTCCGGGGATTTTGAAACTCTTGAATGTTATAAGGAACTTCGAGGCATGGGAAAGCTAGCAGCTGTACATGGAGATACCGACGTTCCTGAACTTGTGAGGATTCTTCCCGAGCGCAAGGTCATCAAGGTTGAAGGCGTGAGAATTGGTATAATCCACAAAGGACAGCTCACATCAGAGCATATGGACGGGCTGCGCTACCTCGCAAAAGAGATGGGTGTGGACGTGCTGATATTCGGGCATTTCCATCACCCGATCGTTGAAAAAACCGATGTATTGCTGCTCTCTCCTGGCAGCGCCACGGTTCCTGGGATTGCGGAGCCGAGCGCAATCGAGCTTGAAATAATAAAAAATACCGTAAAGGGGAAAATTATCAGATGCACAGGGGATGTGTGCAGTTATTTTGAATACAAAAAATCCTGA
- the afpA gene encoding archaeoflavoprotein AfpA — MALKIAWGITGCGDHLMESLDIMKELAREHNLDVRVFLSEAGEMVVKWYRLYDELKTSFPKTFSEKSPNIPFLGGDLQTGKYDFLLIMPSTSNTVGKIAAGISDALLSNAAALAMKAKVPVYIFPADQVRGDITTDLPGGKKLTLTMRDVDIEAVDKLRKMAGITVLGHPDEIRKIVKRHIESKK, encoded by the coding sequence ATGGCTTTAAAAATCGCATGGGGAATCACAGGCTGCGGCGACCATCTCATGGAAAGTCTTGATATAATGAAAGAACTCGCAAGAGAGCATAATCTCGACGTGAGAGTATTTCTCTCCGAGGCAGGCGAGATGGTGGTAAAATGGTACAGGCTCTATGATGAGCTGAAAACCAGCTTCCCAAAGACCTTTAGTGAAAAATCACCAAACATTCCTTTTTTAGGAGGAGATCTGCAAACTGGCAAATACGATTTTCTTCTCATCATGCCCTCCACCTCCAACACAGTCGGGAAAATTGCTGCAGGCATATCCGACGCCCTGCTCTCCAATGCTGCTGCGCTGGCTATGAAGGCAAAAGTGCCTGTCTATATTTTCCCTGCCGACCAGGTAAGAGGCGACATCACCACGGATTTACCCGGCGGCAAGAAGCTCACGCTTACGATGCGGGATGTTGATATCGAGGCTGTGGATAAACTTCGGAAAATGGCAGGGATAACAGTGCTCGGGCATCCTGATGAGATAAGAAAGATTGTCAAAAGGCACATCGAAAGCAAGAAGTAG
- a CDS encoding cupredoxin family copper-binding protein: MKAILLILLVVALAVSGCVDKQVTPQNTSISTPTPASTTSTVQLTQTSTPAPTTAQPTSTQAAVAVEIKGFAYNPATITVPKGTTVVWTQKDSVSHSVTIASGSGFDSGLLSQGQTFSHTFNEAGTFDYGCSIHPSMSGKIIVK; encoded by the coding sequence ATGAAAGCAATTTTGTTGATATTATTGGTGGTTGCCCTTGCTGTTTCTGGATGTGTAGATAAGCAAGTAACCCCACAAAATACATCAATTTCAACTCCGACACCCGCATCCACAACATCCACCGTACAACTAACACAGACATCCACACCTGCGCCGACAACCGCACAGCCCACATCCACACAGGCAGCGGTTGCTGTCGAGATTAAAGGTTTTGCATATAACCCTGCAACCATTACCGTCCCGAAAGGAACCACCGTGGTATGGACACAAAAAGATAGTGTTTCGCACTCGGTAACAATCGCATCAGGAAGCGGCTTTGATTCAGGTCTTCTCAGTCAGGGGCAGACCTTCAGCCATACGTTCAATGAGGCTGGAACATTCGATTATGGCTGTTCAATCCATCCCAGCATGAGTGGAAAAATCATCGTGAAATAA
- a CDS encoding AI-2E family transporter, protein MPSSQLTDGMSVLIKHKWKIVVAVSLFLVAALFINIIFPLLDGIIMGVVLAYVARPLKNIFDRHVPKLSPYLATTAIVLPIFLITGLGVIEIFNTLLWAINNQDYVVGVLLSSLERLNLPQFARGRVIDIISNFSSYLLPILRGLPVGAIAKAAAIFIINILIAVVLCFYLLVDGGRLVDKINDIIPDEIKDFSGKFMQHFDCILSALFIGNIYSAIAVGILSLIVFWAFGFADVLALSALMLIAAIVPFLAGWMVIAPLVIYRYFEQGGQSALIFLAVSLLVLIIPPEILIRPYIIQSRSKIHPMLIIIAFLGGGLVGGIAGFFIAPILLGAIVAAYRASAEIRKEDLTKVDL, encoded by the coding sequence ATGCCCAGCTCTCAATTAACAGACGGAATGTCTGTGTTAATAAAACACAAATGGAAAATCGTGGTTGCGGTCAGCCTATTTCTGGTTGCTGCCCTGTTCATAAACATCATATTTCCTCTTCTGGATGGAATAATCATGGGCGTGGTGCTTGCGTACGTTGCGCGACCGCTGAAAAACATTTTCGACAGGCATGTACCGAAATTATCCCCTTACCTTGCTACAACTGCCATTGTTCTTCCGATTTTTCTGATCACAGGATTGGGTGTTATTGAAATTTTCAATACGCTTCTCTGGGCAATCAATAATCAGGACTATGTGGTCGGGGTTTTATTAAGCAGCCTGGAAAGACTAAACCTGCCGCAGTTCGCCCGTGGCAGGGTCATTGATATCATATCGAATTTTTCATCCTATCTTCTGCCAATATTGAGAGGGCTTCCAGTCGGCGCAATCGCAAAAGCCGCTGCGATTTTCATAATTAATATCCTGATCGCGGTAGTCCTCTGTTTCTACCTGCTGGTTGACGGCGGCCGTCTTGTCGATAAGATAAACGATATAATTCCCGATGAAATAAAGGACTTCTCAGGGAAATTCATGCAGCACTTTGACTGCATCCTTTCCGCATTATTCATTGGAAATATCTACAGCGCGATTGCGGTCGGGATTTTATCATTGATCGTTTTCTGGGCATTTGGGTTCGCAGACGTGCTTGCGCTCTCAGCCCTCATGCTTATTGCCGCCATCGTTCCATTTCTGGCAGGCTGGATGGTGATAGCGCCGCTTGTGATATACCGATATTTTGAACAGGGAGGCCAGAGCGCGCTAATTTTCCTGGCAGTATCATTACTGGTATTAATAATCCCGCCTGAGATATTAATCAGGCCGTATATCATCCAGTCCCGCTCGAAGATACATCCTATGCTGATTATCATTGCATTCCTTGGAGGCGGGCTGGTCGGGGGAATTGCAGGGTTCTTCATCGCGCCGATACTGCTCGGAGCGATCGTCGCAGCATACCGGGCGAGCGCTGAAATCAGGAAGGAAGATTTAACGAAGGTTGATTTGTGA
- a CDS encoding ferritin-like domain-containing protein — protein sequence MLRLLNEDFVRELEASMIYVRNAFVIPKCDPSRVTEAISIDEMRHMNWLADLIMRRGGKPSMEHKELDFGGDDLRSQLEKQIALETEAVERYKKHIEMIDDAEVVGVLRHILDEEKRHRKEFRMRLERIK from the coding sequence ATACTCCGTTTACTAAACGAGGACTTTGTCAGGGAACTGGAAGCTTCGATGATCTATGTGAGGAACGCCTTCGTAATCCCAAAGTGCGACCCGAGCAGGGTTACAGAAGCCATATCCATCGATGAGATGAGGCACATGAACTGGCTTGCCGATCTTATCATGAGGCGCGGCGGGAAGCCGAGTATGGAGCATAAAGAGCTTGACTTCGGTGGAGATGACTTAAGAAGCCAGTTAGAAAAGCAGATAGCGCTTGAGACAGAAGCCGTGGAGAGGTATAAAAAGCATATTGAAATGATAGACGATGCTGAAGTGGTCGGAGTGTTAAGGCACATACTCGATGAGGAAAAAAGGCACAGGAAAGAGTTCAGGATGAGGCTTGAGCGAATAAAGTAA
- a CDS encoding succinate dehydrogenase iron-sulfur subunit codes for MPTKLNLKIFRFDPEYENPHYQTYTVETQPGMTVLGALFEVLDNQDGTLAFRYSCRWAICGSCAVSLNGKCRLACETQISDYSGTLTIDPLPGFDVIKDLVVDIEPFFDNYRKIKPYLIPKDTPDKENIQTQEEVNLMQPHVRCVLCAVCESSCPVSWTSREKYVGPMALTKVYRFNRDSRDSGGKERLEIIGDETGIWRCRTIFRCTEYCPKDIPITDAIEFLKRKYFTRRF; via the coding sequence ATGCCCACCAAACTCAACCTCAAGATATTCAGATTCGATCCCGAATACGAAAACCCCCATTACCAGACATATACCGTAGAGACACAACCTGGCATGACCGTCCTTGGGGCGCTTTTTGAGGTGCTTGATAATCAGGATGGGACGCTGGCATTCCGATATTCATGCAGGTGGGCGATATGCGGTTCCTGCGCCGTATCCCTCAACGGCAAATGCAGACTTGCCTGCGAGACGCAAATCTCGGATTACAGCGGCACCCTTACCATTGACCCACTGCCCGGGTTCGATGTAATTAAAGACCTTGTCGTCGACATTGAACCTTTTTTTGATAATTATCGGAAAATCAAACCGTATCTCATACCAAAAGACACACCTGATAAAGAGAATATCCAGACGCAGGAGGAGGTGAACCTGATGCAGCCTCATGTCAGATGCGTCCTGTGCGCGGTATGCGAGTCATCCTGCCCTGTATCATGGACGAGCAGGGAAAAGTACGTAGGGCCCATGGCGCTCACCAAGGTGTACAGGTTTAACCGCGACTCACGGGATTCTGGAGGAAAAGAGAGGCTTGAAATAATCGGGGACGAAACAGGCATCTGGCGCTGCAGGACGATATTCCGCTGCACTGAGTACTGCCCAAAGGATATACCCATTACGGATGCAATCGAGTTTTTGAAAAGGAAGTATTTTACACGGCGCTTTTGA